A part of Winslowiella toletana genomic DNA contains:
- a CDS encoding LysR family transcriptional regulator — translation MNKNPPATADRISLLQTFVRIVESGSLSAAASQIGTSQPTISRRLQSLEQLLGVKLIQRTTHTMKLTDDGERCYRQAYKLIEHWQIMEDEVSAVRDEPVGVLRVRAPHAFGQDQLIAPLADYLQRYPQVSVEWTLNDHSPDFIAEGVDCAIHVGAATDPAVVAVLLAEVPRIVVAAPSLLARYAAVHEVADLAQFPWLALNSFYRNEVTLSHISSEQVYRFAITPRLSTDSLYAVRKAALDGMGAAMVSAWVVQDDLRQGHLQQLLPQWQAAPLPIYLLYPYASYYPARLRKFLELMKAVMPGLAGTQLPEKGGRERLR, via the coding sequence ATGAATAAAAATCCTCCAGCCACTGCTGACCGTATATCACTGTTGCAGACTTTCGTGCGTATCGTTGAGAGCGGGAGTCTCTCGGCTGCCGCCAGCCAGATCGGCACTTCGCAACCGACCATCAGCCGCCGCCTGCAAAGCCTGGAACAGCTGCTGGGCGTCAAACTGATCCAGCGCACCACCCATACCATGAAACTGACCGATGATGGTGAACGCTGCTATCGCCAGGCGTATAAGCTGATCGAACACTGGCAGATTATGGAAGATGAAGTCAGCGCGGTGCGCGATGAACCGGTTGGGGTATTACGGGTACGCGCGCCACATGCTTTTGGCCAGGATCAGCTGATTGCGCCACTGGCCGACTATCTGCAACGCTATCCACAAGTCAGTGTCGAGTGGACGCTGAATGACCATTCGCCGGATTTTATTGCCGAAGGCGTCGATTGTGCGATCCATGTTGGCGCCGCCACCGATCCCGCGGTAGTGGCGGTGCTGCTGGCGGAAGTCCCGCGCATTGTGGTGGCGGCGCCATCGCTGCTTGCACGCTATGCCGCAGTCCATGAGGTCGCGGATCTGGCGCAATTTCCGTGGCTGGCGCTAAACAGTTTTTACCGTAATGAAGTCACTCTCAGTCATATCAGCAGCGAGCAGGTTTACCGTTTTGCGATTACGCCGCGCTTAAGCACCGACAGTCTGTACGCAGTACGTAAAGCGGCGCTGGATGGAATGGGCGCGGCGATGGTCTCCGCCTGGGTGGTGCAGGATGATTTGCGGCAGGGGCATTTACAGCAGTTATTGCCGCAGTGGCAGGCTGCACCGCTGCCGATTTATCTGCTGTATCCCTATGCCAGTTATTATCCGGCGCGCCTGCGTAAGTTTCTCGAACTGATGAAAGCGGTGATGCCTGGTCTGGCCGGGACGCAACTGCCGGAGAAGGGGGGCAGAGAACGGCTCAGATAG
- a CDS encoding MFS transporter: MSQVLSADKDAARAGQALSTKIVFLLAAGAGLSVASIYYSQPMLSIIGGAFHSNVSDTGMVPTLTQIGYALGILLLAPLGDRHDRRKIILLKGVLLAVTLLLCGFSASFPLLLLSSLAIGLMATVAQDIIPAAATLASDSQRGKMVGMVMTGLLAGILLSRVFSGIVAEYFGWRTVYVLAAAGVLLITLTIWRVLPAFKVQTSLSYPALLRSLGKLWRDHAELRHAALAQGLLSVGFSAFWSTLALMLAGRYQLGSAVAGSFGLAGAAGALAAPLAGMLADRHGANYVTRVGAAIVVVSFALMFLLPLLPLPAQLALIVLSAIGFDLGVQATLVAHQTIIYAINPAARSRLNAIMFTVVFIGMASGAALGSKALESFGWPGVVALATLAAVGGLMIRIFEHARK, from the coding sequence ATGAGCCAGGTTTTATCCGCAGATAAAGATGCTGCCCGCGCCGGACAGGCGCTGTCGACCAAAATTGTTTTCCTGCTGGCGGCTGGCGCCGGGTTGAGCGTGGCCTCCATCTACTACAGCCAGCCGATGCTGAGCATTATCGGCGGTGCCTTTCACAGCAACGTCAGCGATACCGGTATGGTGCCAACGTTGACACAAATCGGCTATGCGCTTGGCATTCTGTTGCTGGCGCCACTGGGTGATCGTCATGACCGGCGCAAAATTATTCTGCTTAAAGGCGTACTGCTGGCAGTCACGCTGCTGTTATGTGGTTTCTCCGCCTCTTTTCCATTGCTGCTGTTAAGCAGTCTGGCGATCGGACTGATGGCCACCGTCGCCCAGGATATTATTCCGGCAGCAGCCACCCTCGCTTCGGACAGTCAGCGCGGAAAAATGGTCGGTATGGTGATGACCGGGCTACTGGCAGGCATTCTGCTGTCGCGGGTATTCAGCGGCATCGTGGCGGAGTATTTTGGCTGGCGCACGGTATATGTGCTGGCAGCGGCGGGCGTATTGCTGATTACGCTGACGATCTGGCGGGTGCTGCCAGCGTTTAAGGTACAGACCAGCTTAAGCTATCCGGCGCTGCTGCGTTCGTTAGGGAAATTATGGCGCGACCATGCCGAATTACGTCATGCGGCGCTGGCGCAGGGTCTGCTGTCGGTTGGCTTTAGCGCCTTCTGGTCGACGCTGGCGCTGATGCTTGCCGGGCGTTATCAGCTCGGCAGCGCGGTGGCTGGATCCTTCGGCCTGGCAGGCGCTGCCGGTGCGCTGGCGGCGCCACTGGCGGGAATGCTGGCCGATCGTCACGGTGCGAACTATGTCACCCGTGTTGGGGCGGCGATTGTGGTGGTGTCATTTGCCCTGATGTTTTTGCTGCCGCTGCTGCCCTTACCGGCACAACTGGCGCTGATTGTGCTCAGCGCAATCGGTTTTGACCTGGGCGTGCAGGCGACGCTGGTGGCGCACCAGACTATTATTTATGCGATTAATCCGGCAGCGCGCAGCCGCCTGAACGCCATTATGTTTACGGTGGTATTTATTGGTATGGCCTCCGGCGCGGCGCTGGGCAGCAAAGCGCTGGAAAGCTTTGGCTGGCCAGGCGTGGTGGCGCTGGCAACGCTGGCCGCGGTGGGTGGGCTGATGATTCGTATCTTCGAGCATGCCCGCAAATAA
- a CDS encoding saccharopine dehydrogenase family protein, whose protein sequence is MSRLMIYGASGYTGRMAAERALATGLDIIVAGRDGQKLAALSAELGAEYRAFSLANHKDVIQALNDVAVVLNFAGPFAHTAEPLMRACMQTGAHYLDITAEINVYRLAERLAEQAAAAEVMLLPGVGWDVVPTDCLAMQLARRVKQPQSLRIALQVSGSMSRGSAISAGEIINAGLLSRVNGELVATPEAQPASFDFGAGAVDCYPLSFGDLITGWRSTAIANIAMFVHVTGDAFPEGDLSQLPDGPDAAERDAHRAFAVAEVSGADGGIVRAVIETVNGYTFTPLAAIEAARRVLAGESRPGFETPARLFGDGFAETIPGTRITPLP, encoded by the coding sequence ATGAGCCGGCTGATGATTTACGGCGCCAGCGGCTACACGGGCCGGATGGCAGCAGAAAGGGCGCTGGCAACCGGGCTGGATATTATTGTTGCCGGACGTGACGGGCAAAAACTGGCGGCGCTTTCCGCCGAACTGGGCGCTGAGTATCGGGCGTTTTCGCTGGCTAACCATAAAGACGTAATTCAGGCGTTAAACGATGTCGCGGTGGTGCTGAACTTTGCCGGTCCTTTCGCCCATACGGCAGAGCCACTGATGCGCGCCTGTATGCAGACTGGCGCGCACTATCTGGATATCACCGCCGAGATTAACGTATACCGGCTGGCTGAACGTTTAGCTGAGCAAGCGGCGGCGGCTGAGGTGATGCTGTTACCGGGTGTCGGCTGGGATGTGGTACCGACCGACTGCCTGGCGATGCAGCTGGCGCGCCGTGTTAAGCAGCCGCAGTCACTGCGCATTGCGCTTCAGGTTTCTGGTTCGATGTCACGCGGTTCGGCGATCAGCGCCGGAGAAATTATCAACGCCGGACTGCTCAGTCGGGTGAATGGCGAGCTGGTCGCCACCCCGGAGGCGCAGCCCGCCAGCTTTGATTTTGGCGCAGGTGCGGTTGATTGTTATCCGCTCTCTTTTGGCGATCTGATTACCGGCTGGCGCTCAACCGCAATTGCCAATATCGCGATGTTTGTCCACGTGACTGGCGATGCTTTTCCTGAGGGGGATTTGTCGCAGTTACCGGATGGCCCAGACGCCGCAGAGCGTGACGCTCATCGCGCTTTTGCGGTGGCAGAGGTGAGCGGTGCGGATGGTGGTATTGTGCGTGCGGTGATTGAAACGGTAAATGGCTATACCTTTACGCCACTGGCGGCAATCGAGGCGGCGCGCCGGGTGCTGGCAGGCGAATCCCGGCCAGGCTTTGAAACCCCCGCGCGCCTGTTCGGTGACGGCTTTGCCGAAACCATCCCTGGCACGCGTATTACCCCATTGCCGTAA
- a CDS encoding VOC family protein codes for MLDHIFLSVSDIQRSITFYTAALAPLGIRDRHDYDGKDGPPGHPDLKGFGAKGRVFFWLRKGVVEGQAAHIGFVAASSSEVDAAYAAAMANGATDNGAPGARLHYDPRYYAANILDPDGYSIEFVYKSWQHAS; via the coding sequence ATGCTGGATCATATTTTTCTGTCAGTGAGCGATATTCAACGCTCGATAACGTTTTATACGGCGGCGCTGGCGCCACTGGGCATCCGTGACCGTCATGATTACGACGGCAAAGACGGTCCGCCGGGACATCCTGATCTGAAGGGATTTGGCGCGAAGGGACGCGTTTTTTTCTGGCTGCGTAAAGGCGTGGTCGAAGGGCAGGCGGCGCATATCGGCTTTGTCGCCGCCAGCAGCAGTGAAGTTGATGCGGCCTATGCCGCTGCAATGGCCAACGGCGCGACCGATAACGGTGCGCCTGGCGCACGGCTGCATTACGATCCGCGCTACTATGCAGCTAATATCCTCGATCCGGACGGTTACAGTATCGAATTTGTGTATAAATCATGGCAGCACGCATCATGA
- a CDS encoding SDR family NAD(P)-dependent oxidoreductase yields MSVIVITGGSRGIGASAAIQIASRGMGVILTYNSHPEEAEAVVSKINAAGGKAVALALNVSNVASFAGFATDVAAALATHWDSDRIHGLVNNAGFGNFAAIEALTEAEFDGLLNVHLKGPFFLTQALLPLIADGGQIINMTSATTRVATPGAAPYAAFKGGLEVLTRYMAQEFGPRRIRANSISPGAIRTDMTNGAFDQSPEFVELLSSQTALGRIGEPDDVGRVIASLLSADNGWVNAQNIEVGGGYII; encoded by the coding sequence ATGAGCGTAATCGTTATTACTGGGGGGAGCCGGGGCATTGGCGCCAGCGCCGCAATCCAGATCGCCAGCCGCGGAATGGGCGTTATCCTGACGTATAACAGCCACCCGGAAGAAGCGGAAGCCGTGGTCAGTAAGATTAACGCGGCGGGCGGCAAAGCTGTGGCGCTGGCGCTGAATGTCAGCAATGTGGCTTCTTTCGCCGGGTTCGCCACTGATGTCGCGGCGGCACTGGCCACCCACTGGGATAGCGATCGCATCCATGGTCTGGTTAACAATGCCGGGTTTGGAAATTTCGCGGCGATCGAAGCGCTCACCGAGGCGGAATTCGATGGTCTGCTAAATGTTCATCTGAAAGGCCCGTTCTTTCTGACCCAGGCGCTGCTACCGTTAATCGCTGACGGTGGACAGATTATCAATATGACCAGCGCGACTACCCGCGTCGCCACACCTGGCGCCGCGCCTTACGCCGCATTTAAAGGCGGACTGGAAGTGCTGACGCGCTATATGGCCCAGGAGTTCGGCCCGCGCAGGATCCGTGCCAACTCAATTTCACCCGGCGCCATCCGCACCGATATGACCAACGGTGCATTCGATCAGAGCCCGGAATTTGTTGAATTACTGTCGTCGCAAACCGCGCTTGGCCGTATCGGTGAGCCGGACGATGTGGGCCGGGTGATCGCCAGCCTGCTGTCCGCTGACAACGGCTGGGTCAACGCGCAGAACATTGAAGTTGGTGGCGGCTACATTATCTGA
- a CDS encoding AraC family transcriptional regulator, giving the protein MNNQLHELRRLAAKAENRLTETGIPRVAMVQGAIPEHELAAVYAPMVNLVLQGSKSMTVGDSTLHYCPANYFLMSVALPAVGTIWPATTGEPYLAVALTLDPAVVTDLLADLPDYTQSETETAAFSVAEVTPELMDAWVRMLRLMERPADIAALAPVYEREILYRVLQGPHGQMLRDIALPDSAVARVSLAIQMIRRDYAKPLRVEELAEKAAMSVSAFHRHFKAVTTLSPLQFQKRIRLLQARMLLLVSGKNVTSAALDVGYESTTQFSREYARAFGLPPTRDATKILASIRNMNSDRHADLSLP; this is encoded by the coding sequence ATGAATAATCAATTGCACGAACTCAGACGTTTAGCCGCAAAAGCGGAGAACCGGCTGACCGAAACCGGTATCCCTCGCGTGGCGATGGTTCAGGGCGCGATCCCTGAACATGAGCTGGCGGCGGTTTATGCGCCGATGGTGAATCTGGTATTGCAGGGAAGTAAATCGATGACGGTGGGTGACAGTACGCTGCACTACTGTCCTGCTAACTATTTCCTGATGTCGGTGGCGTTGCCAGCGGTGGGCACTATCTGGCCAGCGACAACGGGTGAACCCTACCTTGCCGTCGCCCTGACGCTGGATCCTGCGGTAGTGACCGATCTGCTGGCGGATCTGCCGGATTACACGCAGAGCGAAACGGAAACCGCCGCCTTTTCGGTCGCCGAAGTGACGCCAGAGCTGATGGATGCCTGGGTGCGTATGCTGCGGCTGATGGAACGCCCGGCCGATATCGCGGCGCTGGCGCCGGTGTATGAGCGTGAAATTCTCTATCGTGTGTTGCAGGGGCCGCATGGTCAGATGCTGCGCGATATTGCGCTGCCTGACAGCGCCGTGGCGCGGGTCAGTCTGGCGATTCAGATGATCCGTCGCGACTACGCAAAGCCGCTACGTGTGGAGGAGCTGGCAGAGAAAGCGGCGATGAGCGTATCCGCTTTCCATCGCCACTTTAAGGCGGTCACCACGCTGAGTCCGCTGCAATTTCAGAAACGCATCCGTTTATTGCAGGCGCGTATGCTGTTGCTGGTCAGTGGTAAAAACGTCACCTCGGCGGCGCTGGATGTGGGTTACGAAAGCACCACCCAGTTCAGTCGCGAATATGCGCGCGCCTTTGGTCTGCCGCCAACCCGTGATGCCACGAAAATACTCGCCAGTATCCGCAATATGAACAGCGATCGTCACGCTGATCTCAGCCTGCCATAA
- a CDS encoding type II asparaginase produces MKFKAVASSILLAFCCSGFAMAKLSHVVILATGGTIAGSAPSDTQTVGYKAGAVGIDTLINAVPAIKNVAQVDGEQVANIGSNEITSDVILKLSNRVNELLARDDVDGVVITHGTDTLDETPYFLNLTVKSNKPVVFTAAMRPSTAISADGPMNLLEAVTLAADKNAAGRGVTVVLNDRIGAARFVTKTNATTIDTFKAPEQGYLGVFVGGKPQFETRSDKINTLRSVFDVRSLKKLPQVVIIYGYQDDPEYMWDAAIANHADGIIYVGTGAGSVSKRSRAGIEKAEKKGIIVVRTSRTGSGVVPEDSSQPGLVGDSLNPAKARILLMTALTETRDPKLIQQYFHQY; encoded by the coding sequence ATGAAATTTAAGGCTGTCGCATCTTCCATTCTTCTTGCATTCTGCTGTTCCGGTTTTGCCATGGCAAAATTATCCCATGTGGTAATTCTTGCTACCGGCGGCACTATTGCCGGTTCAGCACCTTCTGATACCCAGACTGTCGGCTATAAAGCGGGCGCTGTCGGCATTGATACCCTGATCAATGCGGTTCCGGCGATTAAAAATGTGGCGCAAGTTGATGGCGAACAGGTTGCCAATATCGGCAGTAACGAGATCACCAGTGATGTGATTCTGAAGCTGTCGAACCGCGTCAATGAGCTGCTGGCGCGGGATGATGTTGATGGCGTGGTGATTACCCACGGTACGGATACCCTCGATGAAACCCCTTACTTCCTTAACCTGACGGTTAAAAGCAATAAGCCGGTAGTATTTACCGCCGCCATGCGACCATCGACGGCGATTAGCGCCGATGGCCCGATGAATTTGCTGGAAGCTGTTACTCTTGCCGCCGATAAGAATGCTGCCGGACGGGGCGTCACCGTGGTGCTTAATGATCGTATTGGTGCAGCGCGCTTTGTCACCAAAACTAACGCCACCACGATTGATACCTTTAAAGCGCCTGAGCAGGGCTATCTTGGGGTGTTTGTTGGCGGTAAACCGCAATTTGAGACGCGTTCAGATAAAATCAACACATTGCGTTCGGTGTTTGATGTCCGCAGTCTGAAAAAGCTGCCGCAGGTGGTGATTATTTACGGTTACCAGGATGATCCGGAATATATGTGGGACGCGGCGATCGCCAACCATGCCGACGGCATTATCTATGTAGGCACCGGCGCGGGTTCGGTCTCGAAGAGAAGTCGCGCAGGGATCGAAAAAGCGGAGAAGAAGGGCATTATTGTGGTGCGAACTTCCCGCACCGGCAGTGGTGTGGTGCCGGAGGACAGCAGTCAGCCTGGCCTGGTCGGCGATTCACTGAATCCGGCCAAGGCGCGAATTCTGTTAATGACCGCATTAACCGAAACCCGTGATCCAAAACTGATCCAGCAGTACTTCCATCAGTACTAA
- a CDS encoding MetQ/NlpA family ABC transporter substrate-binding protein translates to MNKVLASLLIATSALLLSACSPDDENKVKVAINTGPDQAIWDVAQKVAKEKYNLDLEVISFNDYVLPNEALQNKDVDANAFQSLPYLEDQSKERGYKFAIISKTFIFPIAAYSHKIKNISELKEGSTITISNEATTLGRSLLLLQAQGLIKLKDGVGYLPTKLDITANPKKLKLVEVDTPQLTRTLDDPDVTLSVINTNFSAQAGLSASRDGLFMEGAASPYVNALVSREDNKDSEKLQKLKQAFQSKEVEEKAIEVYKGDAIKGW, encoded by the coding sequence GTGAATAAAGTGCTTGCCTCACTGCTAATAGCCACATCCGCGCTGTTGTTATCGGCCTGCTCTCCTGATGATGAAAATAAAGTCAAGGTGGCAATTAATACCGGGCCAGACCAGGCGATCTGGGACGTGGCGCAGAAAGTCGCAAAGGAAAAATATAACTTAGATCTCGAAGTTATATCATTTAACGATTACGTGTTGCCCAATGAAGCGCTGCAGAATAAAGATGTCGACGCTAATGCCTTCCAGAGCCTGCCTTATCTTGAGGATCAGTCGAAAGAGCGTGGTTATAAATTTGCCATTATCAGCAAAACCTTTATTTTCCCGATTGCGGCTTATTCACATAAAATCAAAAATATCAGCGAGTTGAAAGAAGGTTCAACCATCACCATCTCAAATGAAGCCACTACGCTGGGTCGCAGTTTATTACTGTTACAGGCACAGGGGTTAATTAAGCTGAAGGATGGCGTCGGCTATCTGCCAACCAAACTGGATATTACCGCCAACCCAAAAAAGCTGAAACTGGTTGAAGTGGACACGCCACAATTAACCCGTACGCTTGATGATCCTGATGTCACGCTGTCGGTTATCAATACTAATTTCTCCGCCCAGGCGGGATTATCAGCTTCGCGCGACGGATTATTTATGGAAGGCGCGGCTTCACCCTATGTTAATGCGCTGGTATCGCGCGAAGATAATAAAGACAGCGAGAAGCTACAGAAGTTAAAACAGGCTTTCCAGTCGAAGGAAGTAGAAGAGAAAGCGATCGAAGTCTATAAAGGCGATGCAATCAAAGGCTGGTAA
- a CDS encoding DNA cytosine methyltransferase gives MSDLTQIAEQLALQASVEMEDKKQKDLALIQRVLEIYGQKYVAELLRKVSHTEWTREGINRWVKGKCQPKRLSHAEETLLHKMLPAAPEKAGNYGFRFIDLFAGIGGIRKGFDAIGGQCVFTSEWNPEAVRTYKANWYNEPGRHIFNRDIRDVTLSAKPEISEEDAYCHIDSAIPDHDVLLAGFPCQPFSVAGVSKKNSLGRKHGFECDTQGTLFFDVARIIAAKQPAVFVLENVKNLKSHDKGNTFRVIMQTLDELGYEVADAAEAGKDDPKVVDGKHFLPQHRERIVLVGFRRDLDIHHGFTLRDIAQFYPATRPAIADLLDVPAEEKYILTPKLWEYLYNYAKKHQAKGNGFGFGLVNPHNKNAVARTLSARYHKDGSEILIDRGWDLALGEQDFANADNQQNRPRRLTPRECARLMGFEQPGEKRFIIPVSDTQSYKQFGNSVVVPVFAAVARLLQPCIERAVALKPVAEEV, from the coding sequence ATGTCCGATCTGACACAAATCGCTGAACAGCTGGCGCTTCAGGCCAGTGTGGAAATGGAAGATAAGAAACAGAAGGATCTGGCGCTGATTCAACGTGTTCTGGAGATTTACGGACAGAAATATGTCGCTGAGTTGCTGCGCAAGGTGAGTCATACCGAGTGGACCCGTGAAGGCATCAATCGCTGGGTCAAAGGCAAATGCCAGCCGAAACGGCTTAGCCATGCTGAAGAGACCTTGCTGCACAAAATGCTGCCTGCGGCGCCAGAAAAAGCTGGCAACTATGGTTTTCGTTTTATTGATCTGTTTGCCGGTATTGGCGGTATACGTAAAGGTTTTGACGCCATTGGCGGCCAGTGTGTATTTACCAGCGAGTGGAATCCCGAAGCGGTAAGAACCTATAAAGCCAACTGGTACAATGAACCCGGCCGGCATATTTTTAACCGCGATATCCGTGATGTTACCCTCAGCGCGAAGCCGGAGATCAGCGAAGAAGACGCTTATTGCCATATCGACAGCGCGATCCCCGATCATGACGTGCTGCTGGCTGGTTTTCCCTGTCAGCCGTTTAGCGTGGCAGGGGTCAGTAAAAAGAACTCCCTCGGCAGAAAACATGGCTTTGAGTGTGATACCCAGGGCACGCTGTTTTTCGACGTCGCACGCATTATTGCCGCCAAACAGCCAGCAGTGTTTGTGCTGGAAAACGTGAAGAATTTAAAGAGCCATGACAAGGGCAATACCTTCAGGGTGATTATGCAAACCCTTGACGAACTGGGCTACGAAGTTGCGGATGCAGCCGAGGCCGGCAAAGATGATCCGAAGGTGGTGGATGGCAAACATTTTCTGCCGCAACATCGTGAACGTATTGTACTGGTGGGTTTCCGTCGCGATCTGGATATTCATCATGGCTTTACGCTGCGCGATATTGCGCAATTCTATCCCGCTACGCGTCCGGCCATCGCCGATCTGCTGGATGTGCCGGCAGAAGAAAAATATATCCTGACGCCGAAGCTGTGGGAGTATCTGTACAACTACGCTAAAAAACATCAGGCAAAAGGCAACGGCTTTGGCTTTGGCCTGGTGAATCCGCATAATAAAAACGCGGTGGCACGCACTCTGTCCGCGCGTTATCACAAAGATGGTTCCGAAATCCTGATCGATCGTGGCTGGGATTTGGCGCTGGGCGAGCAGGATTTTGCAAACGCTGATAACCAGCAAAACCGGCCACGACGCCTGACGCCACGTGAATGCGCCCGACTGATGGGCTTTGAGCAGCCGGGGGAGAAGCGTTTTATTATCCCGGTCTCAGATACGCAATCCTATAAGCAGTTTGGTAACAGCGTGGTGGTGCCGGTGTTCGCCGCTGTTGCCCGTTTGCTGCAACCCTGTATTGAGCGCGCGGTGGCTTTGAAACCGGTAGCGGAAGAGGTCTGA
- a CDS encoding phosphotransferase, translating to MNFQQHQMDTFLISGMLTSPPPQISGATAERIAHQHYGLAGEITLLSGERDKNFRLQCSSGEAWVMKFYNRCDDAITRDFQEQVLLHIAQRAPLLPVPRLIHTQSGQREFVCHDESGNPVYGVVITLLPGRTPALADNSPALLDSLGNIMAQLNLAIGDFSHPAQQRTILWDLMHSGKLHTATGYLPAGARRDWIIQFLSHFTSQLLPQLNSLRRQVIHNDLSGSNILIDRQHPATVSGILDFGDMVCAPLINEIATAASYYMQPGISDPLMAVAQIVHGYQRLMPLQQQELMLLYELILARLTIRVLITEWRSALFPENRDYILRHNPHAWALLDHFRAQSLTAGRDQLMALCC from the coding sequence ATGAATTTTCAACAGCACCAAATGGACACCTTTTTAATCAGCGGCATGCTGACCTCACCGCCGCCGCAAATTTCTGGCGCAACAGCTGAACGCATCGCGCATCAGCACTATGGTCTGGCAGGTGAAATCACCTTACTCAGCGGCGAACGGGATAAAAATTTTCGTTTGCAGTGTTCCTCAGGCGAGGCCTGGGTAATGAAATTTTATAACCGCTGCGACGATGCCATTACCCGTGATTTTCAGGAGCAGGTATTACTGCATATCGCACAACGCGCGCCATTACTGCCGGTGCCACGTTTAATCCACACTCAAAGCGGTCAGCGTGAGTTTGTCTGTCATGACGAGTCCGGCAACCCGGTGTATGGCGTAGTGATCACCCTGCTGCCAGGCAGAACGCCAGCATTAGCCGATAACAGTCCGGCGCTGCTCGACAGCCTTGGCAACATCATGGCGCAGCTTAATCTGGCGATCGGCGATTTTTCCCATCCGGCGCAGCAGCGCACCATTCTGTGGGATCTGATGCATAGCGGCAAATTGCATACGGCAACCGGCTATCTGCCCGCCGGTGCGCGTCGTGACTGGATTATTCAGTTTCTCTCTCACTTTACCAGCCAGCTGCTTCCGCAACTGAATTCGCTGCGCAGACAGGTGATCCATAACGATCTGAGCGGCAGCAATATTCTGATTGATCGCCAGCATCCTGCCACCGTGAGCGGCATTCTTGATTTTGGCGATATGGTCTGTGCGCCGCTGATTAATGAGATCGCCACCGCAGCTTCCTATTATATGCAACCCGGCATCAGCGATCCGCTAATGGCGGTGGCGCAGATAGTTCACGGTTACCAGCGGCTGATGCCGTTACAGCAACAGGAACTGATGCTGCTGTATGAGCTGATACTGGCGCGTCTGACAATCAGGGTGCTGATTACCGAATGGCGTTCGGCGCTGTTTCCGGAAAACCGGGACTATATTTTGCGCCACAATCCGCATGCCTGGGCGCTGCTCGATCATTTTCGCGCCCAGTCGCTGACAGCAGGTCGCGACCAGCTGATGGCGCTTTGTTGTTAA